The following are encoded together in the Streptomyces sp. NBC_00341 genome:
- a CDS encoding phosphate/phosphite/phosphonate ABC transporter substrate-binding protein, producing MLVRPFTLATSLAVVAALSLTACGGSSDAAESADCPGGKIRFGVEPFEDPAKLTPAAKVLADALSESLDCEVELTITEDYSAEVLAMENGKLDIAMFGPLGYVFASGRAKAEAIASFGDGKGKVSSYTAGIWVPKDSAVKSVAELKGHSLALASVGSTSGDALPRQAMLDAGLKKDDVKVNYAGGHPEALLALAKGTVDAAEINSQQLASATAAGTFEPSGFRKVWGSDPIPNDPITVRGNLDAEFKKAVTDALLKLSPDKVGKIGALLDVDPPAPLIAVDKSTYQPLFDLAAALNLTEKDV from the coding sequence GTGCTCGTCCGCCCTTTCACCCTCGCCACTTCGCTCGCCGTTGTCGCCGCGCTGTCCCTGACCGCCTGCGGCGGCAGTTCGGACGCGGCCGAGTCCGCCGACTGCCCCGGCGGCAAGATCCGCTTCGGTGTGGAGCCCTTCGAGGACCCCGCCAAGCTCACCCCGGCCGCCAAGGTCCTCGCCGACGCCCTGAGCGAAAGCCTGGACTGCGAGGTGGAGCTGACCATCACGGAGGACTACTCCGCCGAGGTCCTCGCCATGGAGAACGGCAAACTCGACATCGCCATGTTCGGGCCCCTCGGCTATGTCTTCGCCAGTGGGCGCGCCAAGGCAGAGGCCATCGCCTCCTTCGGTGACGGCAAGGGGAAGGTGTCCAGCTACACGGCCGGCATCTGGGTGCCGAAGGACTCCGCCGTCAAGTCGGTCGCGGAGCTCAAGGGCCACTCCCTCGCGCTGGCGTCCGTGGGATCGACGTCGGGCGACGCGCTGCCGCGCCAGGCGATGCTCGACGCGGGCCTCAAGAAGGACGACGTCAAGGTCAACTACGCCGGAGGCCACCCGGAGGCGCTGCTGGCCCTCGCCAAGGGCACGGTCGACGCCGCCGAGATCAACTCCCAGCAGCTGGCCAGCGCCACCGCCGCCGGCACCTTCGAGCCGTCCGGGTTCCGCAAGGTATGGGGATCGGACCCGATCCCGAACGACCCGATCACCGTGCGCGGCAACCTCGACGCAGAGTTCAAGAAGGCCGTCACCGACGCCCTGCTGAAGCTGTCGCCGGACAAGGTCGGCAAGATCGGCGCGCTCCTCGACGTCGACCCGCCGGCTCCGCTGATCGCCGTGGACAAGTCCACGTACCAGCCGCTGTTCGACCTGGCAGCCGCCCTGAACCTGACCGAGAAGGACGTCTGA
- a CDS encoding alkaline phosphatase has product MPDNGLDRRKILTGGVAAALTAGVAGPAPAAVAAPRSADDPAPLRAAVLEYEDPWTKALGLAELLRTAGFEVVPLDLTLPADEQPQQVDLIAFGTFTNNSDDYLDYVAGQTDSLRRFVAGHRVVLDLAQSDQYGAAVAYLPSGVSAVRTDADYDTIHPVDAAHPLVKGLRVSNGRLFTGRNASPRVSYETVQRWSGMRVLMACSASGFPPALLEGQFGAGRFLVTSLTVDKIRDSAGAVVQPADAVADSEAFFTALAGYVASVRTGTAPTVVPTPMPPEQPVGPMVGHTEPGSARIWARPGLDPSLYSRWNCAYRELGGKRNRPWRTVTTAVEPGNDNTLIAQLRRLAPDTAYEFSLTPVREAAGFTPMTGSFTTSPDPDRPCVVTMGMGSCGPSVPDHVWTAIMDEGCDSFVMLGDTPYVDSADLEVARRKHRTFLVQPEISRLVSSMPIWATWDDHDFGGNDFHGDYKSKRQNRTAFVNYRANPTFGQTADGKILKERTDGEGVYTSFRRGPIEVFLLDPRWFSRTAPSWADSTQVTCLGKVQWDWLRKQLSRSTAPFKAIATGMIWDDKENAEKDDWATYSYERDAIYDFIAAEKIPGCFLIGGDIHVSRALSYGPRVGYDLWQFIVSPMHDSTIPSLNVPSPYLVHSAVEPHVFLKLVADTTLDMPTLTATWINREGERLFEVTRTAAELGHTSGRSHH; this is encoded by the coding sequence ATGCCGGACAACGGCCTGGACAGACGGAAGATACTGACGGGCGGCGTCGCCGCAGCTCTCACGGCCGGTGTCGCCGGACCGGCTCCGGCCGCCGTCGCCGCGCCGCGCTCCGCGGACGACCCCGCCCCGCTGCGCGCCGCCGTCCTGGAGTACGAGGACCCCTGGACCAAGGCCCTGGGCCTGGCCGAACTGCTGCGTACCGCGGGCTTCGAGGTGGTACCGCTCGACCTGACGCTGCCGGCCGACGAACAGCCGCAGCAGGTCGACCTGATCGCGTTCGGCACCTTCACCAACAACAGCGACGACTACCTCGACTACGTCGCCGGCCAGACCGACTCGCTGCGCCGGTTCGTCGCCGGCCACCGGGTCGTGCTGGATTTGGCACAGTCCGACCAGTACGGCGCCGCGGTGGCCTACCTGCCCAGTGGTGTGTCCGCCGTGCGCACCGACGCCGACTACGACACGATCCACCCGGTCGACGCCGCCCACCCGCTCGTCAAGGGACTGCGCGTCAGCAACGGCCGGCTGTTCACCGGCCGGAACGCCAGTCCGCGGGTGAGCTACGAGACGGTTCAGCGGTGGAGCGGGATGCGGGTCCTGATGGCCTGTTCCGCCTCCGGATTCCCGCCGGCGCTGCTGGAGGGCCAGTTCGGGGCGGGCCGGTTCCTCGTCACCAGCCTGACCGTGGACAAGATCCGCGACAGCGCGGGCGCGGTGGTGCAGCCGGCCGACGCGGTGGCGGACAGCGAGGCGTTCTTCACCGCGCTGGCCGGCTACGTCGCGTCGGTGCGCACCGGCACGGCTCCCACCGTGGTGCCGACGCCGATGCCGCCCGAGCAGCCGGTCGGACCGATGGTCGGCCACACGGAGCCGGGCAGCGCCCGGATCTGGGCCCGTCCCGGCCTCGACCCCTCGCTCTACTCCCGCTGGAACTGCGCCTACCGGGAGCTGGGCGGGAAGCGGAACAGGCCCTGGCGCACCGTCACCACCGCCGTCGAGCCCGGCAACGACAACACACTGATCGCCCAACTGCGGCGCCTGGCACCCGACACGGCGTACGAGTTCTCCCTCACCCCGGTCAGGGAAGCGGCCGGCTTCACGCCGATGACCGGGTCCTTCACCACCTCGCCCGACCCGGACAGGCCCTGTGTGGTCACCATGGGGATGGGCTCGTGCGGCCCGTCGGTCCCCGACCACGTCTGGACGGCGATCATGGACGAGGGCTGCGACAGCTTCGTCATGCTCGGTGACACCCCGTACGTCGACAGCGCCGACCTGGAGGTGGCCCGCCGGAAGCACCGTACGTTCCTGGTGCAGCCGGAGATCTCCCGGCTGGTCTCCTCCATGCCGATCTGGGCCACATGGGACGACCACGACTTCGGTGGCAACGACTTCCACGGCGACTACAAGAGCAAACGACAGAACCGCACGGCCTTCGTCAACTACCGTGCCAACCCCACCTTCGGGCAGACCGCGGACGGGAAGATCCTCAAGGAGAGAACGGACGGCGAGGGTGTCTATACATCTTTCCGCCGGGGTCCGATCGAGGTCTTCCTGCTGGACCCGCGCTGGTTCAGCCGTACCGCACCGAGCTGGGCCGACAGCACCCAGGTGACCTGTCTGGGTAAGGTGCAGTGGGACTGGCTCCGTAAGCAGCTGAGCCGGAGCACGGCCCCGTTCAAGGCCATCGCCACCGGGATGATCTGGGACGACAAGGAGAACGCCGAGAAGGACGACTGGGCCACCTACTCCTACGAGCGTGACGCGATCTACGACTTCATCGCCGCGGAGAAGATCCCGGGCTGCTTCCTGATCGGCGGGGACATCCACGTCTCCCGTGCCCTGAGCTACGGCCCCCGCGTCGGCTACGACCTGTGGCAGTTCATCGTCAGCCCCATGCACGACAGCACCATCCCGAGCCTCAACGTGCCCAGCCCCTACCTGGTGCACAGCGCCGTCGAGCCGCACGTCTTCCTCAAGCTGGTCGCGGACACGACGCTCGACATGCCGACCCTCACGGCGACCTGGATCAACCGCGAGGGTGAGCGGCTCTTCGAGGTGACCCGCACCGCGGCCGAACTCGGTCACACCTCCGGTCGCAGTCACCACTGA
- a CDS encoding zinc-binding dehydrogenase, with protein sequence MSDELLDVRYARWDGVDRPFTLVTTTTPASPGEGEVLVRIDLATVCGSDLHTVNGRRASPVPALLGHEQVGTVLAVGPGAPSCVDGTPVVPGRRVVWSVTASCGTCPRCLRGHPQKCRELRKYGHEPLDEQAPLLGGFATHCVLLPGTAIVAVPEGLPDAVAAPASCATATVAAAIAAAGPLEGREVLVTGAGMLGLTAVSMAALGGARVTAVDPSPARRARAGEFGATRVLDVGEPPGRADIALELSGSTDAVRLCLSVLDIGGTAVLAGSVSPAAAVPVDPEWLVRGLRTVTGVHNYRPVDLDAAVAFLAARHAAHPFAELVEGAHSLGELDAAVRAARGADAPRQAVLPGLGRAGSNPRRPGVERVTSPHGTRAPRHG encoded by the coding sequence ATGTCCGACGAACTTCTCGACGTCCGCTACGCCCGCTGGGACGGGGTCGACCGGCCGTTCACGCTGGTGACCACCACCACTCCCGCGTCGCCGGGCGAAGGCGAGGTGCTGGTACGCATCGACCTTGCCACGGTGTGCGGCAGCGATCTGCACACCGTGAACGGCAGGCGGGCGTCCCCGGTTCCGGCGCTGCTGGGGCACGAACAGGTGGGCACCGTACTGGCGGTGGGCCCGGGGGCGCCGTCGTGCGTCGACGGCACTCCGGTTGTGCCGGGGCGGCGGGTGGTGTGGTCGGTCACCGCCTCCTGCGGGACCTGCCCGCGCTGCCTGCGCGGTCATCCGCAGAAGTGCCGGGAGCTGCGCAAGTACGGGCACGAGCCGCTGGACGAACAGGCCCCCCTCCTGGGCGGGTTCGCCACCCACTGTGTACTGCTGCCGGGGACCGCCATCGTCGCCGTACCCGAGGGGCTGCCGGACGCGGTCGCCGCCCCGGCGTCCTGTGCGACCGCCACCGTGGCCGCCGCCATCGCGGCCGCAGGCCCGCTGGAGGGCCGCGAGGTGCTGGTCACCGGCGCGGGCATGCTCGGTCTGACCGCGGTGTCGATGGCCGCCCTCGGGGGCGCCCGCGTGACCGCCGTCGATCCGTCCCCGGCCCGGCGGGCGCGCGCCGGGGAGTTCGGGGCCACCCGGGTGCTGGACGTCGGCGAACCGCCGGGCCGGGCCGACATCGCCCTGGAGCTGTCGGGCAGCACGGACGCGGTCCGGCTGTGCCTGTCCGTCCTGGACATCGGCGGGACCGCCGTGCTGGCCGGCTCGGTCTCCCCCGCGGCCGCCGTCCCCGTCGACCCCGAGTGGCTGGTGCGGGGGCTGCGCACGGTCACCGGCGTGCACAACTACCGGCCCGTAGACCTCGATGCGGCCGTCGCGTTCCTCGCCGCCCGTCACGCCGCCCACCCCTTCGCGGAGCTGGTGGAAGGGGCTCACTCGCTGGGGGAACTCGACGCCGCCGTACGGGCCGCCCGGGGAGCGGACGCCCCGCGCCAGGCCGTTCTGCCGGGACTGGGCCGAGCCGGCTCGAACCCGCGACGGCCCGGCGTGGAACGCGTGACCTCCCCGCACGGAACGCGTGCACCCCGGCACGGGTGA
- a CDS encoding GntR family transcriptional regulator — translation MAATPPLHRTIAAELRHRIRSGSLAVGRSLPSESRLCEEFSASRGPVRQALATLRDEGLIGGGQGRRAVVLDTVPTQPFESFLSFTRRAELTGYSPGQRLQEIALRRPEPEIAAALQIGPDDLAVQLVRLRLLDGRPAMLERMTYVESLGRPLISADLDAGSIYALLTEQGVDLHSARHTFDAVPANALDAKLLDVPEGFPLLRERRLTTDSQGVPVEWSEDRYRSDTATVTVTNTRSSRTAML, via the coding sequence ATGGCCGCAACCCCTCCTCTGCACCGGACCATCGCAGCCGAGCTCCGTCATCGAATTCGTTCCGGGAGCCTCGCGGTCGGCAGGTCGTTGCCGTCCGAGTCCCGGCTGTGCGAGGAGTTCTCGGCGTCGCGGGGACCGGTCCGCCAAGCTCTCGCGACCTTGCGGGACGAGGGGCTCATCGGTGGTGGGCAGGGCAGGCGTGCCGTGGTGCTGGACACTGTTCCCACCCAACCCTTCGAGTCGTTCCTGTCCTTCACCCGCCGTGCGGAACTGACCGGCTACTCCCCCGGTCAGAGACTGCAGGAGATCGCGTTGCGCCGCCCCGAACCGGAGATCGCCGCGGCCCTGCAGATCGGCCCGGACGATCTCGCGGTCCAGCTCGTCAGACTCCGGCTGCTCGACGGACGCCCCGCGATGCTGGAACGCATGACGTACGTCGAATCGCTGGGCCGCCCGCTGATCTCCGCGGACCTGGACGCCGGTTCCATCTACGCGCTGCTCACCGAGCAGGGAGTGGATCTGCACTCGGCCCGGCACACCTTCGACGCCGTACCGGCCAACGCCCTGGACGCGAAGCTGCTGGACGTCCCCGAGGGCTTCCCGCTGCTCAGGGAGCGGCGCCTGACGACGGACTCCCAGGGCGTCCCCGTCGAATGGTCGGAGGACCGCTACCGCTCGGACACCGCGACCGTGACGGTCACCAACACCCGCAGTTCCCGGACCGCCATGCTGTGA
- a CDS encoding beta-galactosidase, whose translation MDNPRSDAGAGPTRRSVLRMLGAGAVALAAGPVLSGLIPPARAYAADRVAGAPLTFTNVHSGCVLDVYGSTPDDGAAVIQWTATGASNQQWTAVDEGDGWVTIASMNSGKVLDVSGGRTDDGARVIQWSANGGANQRWKLTDAGQGRVKIVGRAGGKLLSVAESAATAGAAIEIRSDTGHPSQWWTATPAPYRLDATATESRPDTPLANAGGVAGGITYGVTRNGWSRDGVPWYPVSGEFHYVRHPAGLWERELGKMRAAGVGIVATYVFWNHHEQTEGTFDWTGRRNLRAFVAAAQRQGMLVWLRVGPFINAETTDGGIPSFALPGSRTDDARYLARVDAYFARIAAELDGMWAKDGGPIVGIQLENEFADGDPAHITTLRRMCTAHGMVAPYYTVTANSRFDKDTAIPLQGAYTYRGWERGAGTSATSGFIYGTDEWTANTDIGGSTYDTLDYPRGFCELGTGSPMRGNDRFLVERAYVVAHAYDSVGRGANYLGYYMFHGGTQMPGLSGDWPLTYDFQAPLGEFGRIRDSYRHYRRLHTFVTTCAEELIGTRITRDPGQIMDPAQTRRLRYIGRFDAEGRGFAFVNNTQRNVTLPARSDVQIRVNTAGGTVTLPATALTMPEGRYNFFPVMTDLNGVDLRWATLEPLAKLAGDSVPTWVYWAPDWTDRALAFDSATVITEELGTVGQTVTGNERIATVPAGQRTSLLVRKAGATDPSARIIVLTEAESLSAVVAPLDGRDRLVLTGRANVTGMRPAVRFSGPAGSMITAEVFPAEGLAPAAGWKPAGAGKPFTGRAHQLPAAPAAPQLTSLGGGRWRITSDEAALAGLAEAHLVLDYRGGEATLTGAGSRITNDLYHGESWTIDLKDLDEAARADLILEVSDWDDAIQGVPRPSGTVPGLPSWTWKPQHEVPWR comes from the coding sequence ATGGACAACCCGAGGAGCGACGCGGGCGCCGGACCGACCCGCCGCAGCGTGCTACGGATGCTCGGGGCCGGGGCGGTGGCCCTCGCCGCCGGTCCGGTGCTCAGCGGCCTGATCCCGCCCGCACGGGCGTACGCGGCGGACCGGGTGGCCGGAGCCCCGCTGACCTTCACCAACGTGCACAGCGGCTGCGTGCTCGATGTCTACGGCAGCACACCGGACGACGGCGCGGCGGTCATCCAGTGGACGGCCACCGGAGCCTCCAACCAGCAATGGACCGCGGTCGACGAGGGTGACGGCTGGGTGACGATCGCCTCGATGAACTCGGGCAAGGTGCTCGATGTGTCGGGCGGCCGGACCGACGACGGCGCACGGGTCATCCAGTGGAGCGCCAACGGCGGCGCCAACCAGCGGTGGAAGCTGACCGACGCCGGGCAGGGCCGGGTGAAGATCGTCGGCAGAGCCGGCGGGAAGCTCCTCTCGGTCGCGGAGTCCGCGGCCACGGCCGGCGCCGCGATCGAGATCCGCTCCGACACCGGCCACCCGTCCCAGTGGTGGACGGCCACGCCCGCGCCCTACCGGCTGGACGCCACCGCCACCGAGTCGCGCCCCGACACGCCACTCGCCAACGCCGGTGGCGTCGCGGGCGGGATCACCTACGGCGTGACGCGCAACGGCTGGTCCCGCGACGGTGTGCCCTGGTACCCGGTGAGCGGTGAGTTCCACTACGTCCGCCATCCCGCCGGGCTCTGGGAGCGGGAGCTGGGCAAGATGCGGGCCGCCGGAGTGGGCATCGTGGCCACCTACGTGTTCTGGAACCACCACGAGCAGACCGAAGGCACCTTCGACTGGACGGGACGCAGGAACCTGCGGGCGTTCGTGGCCGCCGCTCAGCGGCAGGGCATGCTGGTCTGGCTCCGGGTGGGCCCGTTCATCAACGCCGAGACCACGGACGGCGGGATCCCCTCCTTCGCCCTGCCCGGTTCACGCACCGATGACGCGCGTTACCTGGCCAGGGTCGACGCGTACTTCGCCCGGATCGCCGCTGAGCTCGACGGAATGTGGGCGAAGGACGGCGGGCCCATCGTCGGCATCCAGCTGGAGAACGAGTTCGCCGACGGCGACCCGGCACACATCACCACCCTGCGCCGGATGTGCACCGCCCACGGGATGGTGGCGCCCTATTACACCGTCACCGCCAACTCCCGGTTCGACAAGGACACCGCGATTCCCCTCCAGGGCGCCTACACCTACCGGGGATGGGAGCGGGGCGCCGGCACCTCGGCCACGTCCGGGTTCATCTACGGCACCGACGAGTGGACCGCCAACACCGACATCGGCGGGTCGACCTATGACACGCTCGACTACCCCCGCGGATTCTGCGAGCTGGGCACCGGCAGCCCGATGCGGGGCAACGACCGCTTCCTCGTCGAGCGCGCGTACGTAGTGGCGCACGCCTACGACAGCGTGGGGCGGGGTGCGAACTACCTGGGCTACTACATGTTCCACGGGGGCACCCAGATGCCGGGCCTGAGCGGGGACTGGCCGCTCACCTACGACTTCCAGGCCCCGCTGGGCGAGTTCGGCCGGATCCGGGACTCCTACCGGCACTACCGACGCCTCCACACCTTCGTCACCACCTGCGCCGAGGAACTCATCGGCACGCGGATCACCCGCGACCCCGGACAGATCATGGACCCGGCGCAGACCCGCAGGCTGCGCTACATCGGCCGCTTCGACGCGGAGGGCCGCGGCTTCGCCTTCGTCAACAACACCCAGCGCAACGTCACGCTGCCTGCCAGGTCCGACGTGCAGATCCGCGTGAACACAGCCGGTGGCACGGTCACGTTGCCCGCCACCGCGCTGACGATGCCGGAGGGCCGCTACAACTTCTTCCCCGTCATGACCGACCTGAACGGCGTCGACCTGCGCTGGGCCACGCTCGAACCACTGGCGAAGCTCGCCGGTGACTCCGTCCCCACCTGGGTCTACTGGGCCCCGGACTGGACGGACCGCGCACTCGCCTTCGACAGCGCCACCGTCATCACCGAGGAACTGGGGACGGTCGGCCAGACCGTGACCGGGAACGAGCGCATCGCGACCGTACCGGCCGGGCAGCGCACCTCGCTGCTGGTGCGCAAGGCCGGTGCCACGGACCCGTCCGCCAGGATCATCGTGCTCACCGAGGCCGAGTCGCTGAGCGCGGTGGTCGCCCCGCTCGACGGCCGCGACCGCCTCGTGCTCACCGGCCGGGCGAACGTGACCGGCATGCGGCCGGCCGTGCGGTTCAGCGGCCCGGCCGGCAGCATGATCACCGCCGAGGTCTTCCCCGCAGAGGGACTGGCCCCGGCCGCCGGATGGAAACCTGCTGGGGCCGGGAAGCCCTTCACGGGCCGCGCCCACCAGCTCCCCGCGGCTCCGGCCGCTCCGCAGCTCACCTCCCTGGGCGGTGGCCGGTGGCGCATCACCAGCGATGAGGCGGCTCTCGCCGGACTGGCCGAGGCCCATCTGGTGCTCGACTACCGGGGCGGCGAAGCGACGCTGACCGGTGCGGGAAGCAGGATCACCAACGACCTGTACCACGGTGAGTCCTGGACGATCGATCTCAAGGACCTCGACGAAGCCGCCCGCGCCGACCTGATCCTGGAGGTCTCCGACTGGGACGACGCGATCCAAGGCGTCCCACGCCCCTCCGGCACTGTTCCCGGCCTGCCCTCATGGACGTGGAAACCTCAGCACGAGGTCCCCTGGCGCTGA
- a CDS encoding glycoside hydrolase family 35 protein produces the protein MPLLQIDDGGFTLDGEPFRLLSGGLHYFRVHPGQWADRLRKARLMGLNTVETYVPWNLHQPRPGEFRTDDGLDIARFLDLAAAEGLHVLLRPGPYICAEWEGGGLPSWLLADPGIRLRTRDPRFLAAVDDYFDRLLTPLTPYLATRGGPVLAVQVENEYGAFGDDSAYLEHIADSLRRCGVDVPLFTCDQPDDLARGSLPGVLATANFGSRSAQGMAELRAQQPTGPLMCTEFWIGWFDRWGSRHVIRNPGDAARELDELLATGASVNFYMFHGGTNFGFTNGANDKHTYRPTVTSYDYDAPLDEAGDPTEKFTAFRDVIAKYAPVPAEPVPPRGPRLAPRTVALTGSAGLLECAEALGTAVAAPRPLTMEQLGQDFGFVLYETALVSAGPALLEVEQVRDRAQFFVDGVPAGVLERESHEHALTVTAPRAGAVLSVLVENQGRVNYGPGIHDRKGLLGKVLLDGDDVTGWTSRPLPLTDQGALPFTAGPVPAGPAFHRGTFELDAPADTFLHLDGWTKGSVWINGFALGRYWSRGPQNSLYVPAPVLRTGANEIVVLELHAGHRARTVELRESADLGPTDE, from the coding sequence ATGCCCCTTCTTCAGATCGACGACGGCGGCTTCACCCTCGACGGCGAACCGTTCCGGCTCCTGTCCGGCGGGCTGCACTACTTCCGTGTGCACCCCGGCCAGTGGGCCGACCGGCTGCGCAAGGCCCGGCTCATGGGTCTCAACACCGTCGAGACCTACGTGCCCTGGAACCTCCACCAGCCGCGGCCCGGCGAGTTCAGGACGGACGACGGACTGGACATAGCCCGCTTCCTCGACCTCGCCGCGGCCGAAGGACTGCACGTACTGCTGCGGCCCGGACCGTACATCTGCGCCGAATGGGAGGGGGGCGGCCTGCCGTCCTGGCTGCTGGCGGACCCCGGCATCCGGCTGCGGACCCGCGACCCGCGCTTCCTCGCCGCCGTCGACGACTACTTCGACCGGCTCCTGACCCCGTTGACGCCCTACCTGGCCACCCGGGGAGGCCCGGTGCTCGCCGTCCAGGTGGAGAACGAGTACGGGGCGTTCGGCGACGACAGCGCCTACCTGGAGCACATCGCGGACTCGCTGCGCCGCTGCGGCGTGGACGTACCGCTGTTCACGTGCGACCAGCCCGACGACCTGGCGCGTGGCAGCCTGCCCGGAGTCCTCGCCACGGCGAACTTCGGCAGCCGCTCGGCGCAGGGCATGGCCGAACTGCGCGCCCAGCAGCCGACAGGGCCACTGATGTGCACCGAGTTCTGGATCGGCTGGTTCGACCGCTGGGGAAGCCGCCACGTGATCCGGAACCCCGGCGACGCGGCCCGCGAACTGGACGAACTGCTGGCCACCGGCGCTTCCGTCAACTTCTACATGTTCCACGGCGGCACGAACTTCGGTTTCACCAACGGCGCCAACGACAAACACACCTACCGCCCCACCGTCACGTCGTACGACTACGACGCCCCGCTCGACGAGGCCGGCGACCCGACCGAGAAGTTCACCGCCTTCCGCGACGTGATCGCCAAGTACGCGCCGGTCCCGGCCGAGCCCGTCCCGCCGCGCGGTCCCAGGCTGGCGCCGAGGACCGTCGCACTCACCGGCAGCGCCGGACTGCTGGAGTGCGCCGAGGCGCTCGGCACAGCCGTCGCCGCACCGCGGCCGCTGACCATGGAGCAGCTGGGCCAGGACTTCGGCTTCGTCCTGTACGAGACGGCCCTGGTGTCCGCGGGGCCCGCCCTGCTGGAGGTGGAGCAGGTCCGGGACCGCGCCCAGTTCTTCGTCGACGGGGTCCCGGCCGGCGTGCTGGAACGGGAGAGTCACGAGCACGCCCTGACGGTCACCGCTCCCCGCGCGGGCGCCGTCCTCAGCGTGCTGGTGGAGAACCAGGGACGGGTCAACTACGGGCCGGGCATCCACGACCGCAAGGGCCTGCTGGGCAAGGTCCTGCTGGACGGCGACGACGTCACCGGGTGGACCAGCCGGCCGCTCCCCCTCACCGATCAAGGCGCACTGCCGTTCACGGCGGGACCGGTGCCGGCCGGCCCCGCGTTCCACCGGGGCACCTTCGAGCTCGACGCACCCGCGGACACCTTCCTGCACCTCGACGGCTGGACGAAGGGCAGCGTGTGGATCAACGGATTCGCGCTGGGGCGGTACTGGTCGCGCGGCCCGCAGAACTCCCTCTACGTCCCGGCGCCGGTCCTGCGCACCGGCGCCAACGAGATCGTCGTGCTGGAGCTGCACGCCGGTCACCGCGCCCGCACCGTCGAACTCCGGGAGAGCGCCGACCTCGGCCCCACCGACGAGTAG